The sequence CGCGGAGCTGTGATCTTCACCGGGTGGGGACTTTGACACGATCACTGGGTGGGGAGAATCAGGCGATCATTGACAGGTGATACCAAAACATGCCCTCGGCGTGATCGACGGGGACCTGAAATTGATACGCGTATGCTGAGGAGACTGGGATGTGTACAAAGACATCGTCGCCGGGCGCCAATGGCGTGACGACCATACCGTGGTAGTGCACGTTGGTCACCTGATTGGCGTTGGTGTTGTTCGTCAGCACCAGCTCAATAGAGTCGCCGCGGTTCGCGCGAAGTGTCGGTGGCGCGTAGAGACCGTTGTAGAGGTTGGTCACAAATGCCGCCCCGGCAATGCGCAGCGGCGTGGGTGTGATCGTCAAGGCGGCGCGAAGAATGCCATTCACGCTCCGAATCGTCGGCGGATCGGTAAGCGTGTCGGCCTGTGCGACGAGCGGCTTCATGGGGGTGCCAGCCAGACAGGCGAAGGCCAAGGCCGCACACGTCCGCGGAGCAAAGCGCATTGCAATCTCCCGAATAGGATGCGCTATGTTACGCTCCCCCGAGCAATGCAACAGATGAAACTGTGATCGCAGGGGCTTCGGGGGCCGATTAGAGAAAGCCCAGGCCGACCACACGCAGATCCGCGTGCTGTGCGAATGCGTTGCGTTGCGGTTGCTGATCCGACCCTCGAACGCTGATCCAGGCTGCCTCGGAGTGCCAGCCGAGGGTGGTCTCGCCCGCAGACCTGGTCCAGCCCGACCGACTTGATGCGGAGCCGGAGACGTTGGCGGTGGCTACCACGCTGGCGTTGGGGTGGGCCGACGGCACGCGGCCGCAGTGCCTGCGGATCCGATTGTGGCGTACTCGGGGACCTGTACAGCGTTGATCAGCTGCCGGCGCTCAGTGATAGCGACCGAGCACTGCTGGGCGCCAGGCAGGCGCGCTTTGCGGCGCCGCCACTCGCAGATACGGTGGCCCGCGCTGCAGTCGAAATGCACGACGCGAGGGGCCCCTGCGTCGCGTGCTGACGCGCTGAAAACCGCCGAGTTACGCCCTCAATTCGAGATGCGAGCGCTTACCCCGCGCGATGAATGGAGCGACGATAGTACTGAATGTTCGGCTCCACAATCAGCTCCGGATGTGCCTTTTGCATCCGATGCATCGCCGTCTCGGACATCCTCACGAGCGCGGTCGAGGAGTCGACCTCGTTCAATACCTGCACGCCGGCGACGTCTTGCACGATGTTCGCGATAGAGCGCACCCCCTCAGCCGCGGGCTGGCCTGATCTGCCAAAGCCTTGGACCTTCTCACGCATGACGGGCCGGCTGACCACGTATTCGATGATCTGGTTTTTCATCTCACCATGTCAAGTGGATCGCCAAATATCGCCGCGAACGGCCGCCAGCGCCAACTGTGCGCACGACTCATGCCACCCCCAAGGGTGGGCAATCCCGCGCGTGAGCAGACGTGCCGCCTCCTCGTCTACACTCGACGATCACCGCCGTTCGGCGTTTCGGCGAGGGCAGACGTCCAACTCCACCTCTCCAATGTACACCTAACCCGTTAATTTGCAACATGTTACAAAAATTGCACGCCGAGTCCGAATCCCCTCTACAATAATCGGGTGACGTGAAGCACTCCGCTGCCCTCACGGTCGGCGCCGAATCCGAGCGGCTGAGCGGCCGTCCGGAGGATGACCTCCAGCTGGTCCACTCGCTGGGACGTGCGATCCGCGTGAAGCAGCGCGGGGCGGTGGGCCAGCGCGAGGGCCGCCATGCCGGTCACTTGGGGACAGGCCATGCTCGTTCCATCCCATGCGGCATAGCCACCGCCCGGCACAGTCGAACAGATCGCCACACCCGGCGCGCAGAAGTCGACGAGCTGATCGCCGAAGTTCGAGAAGCGGGCCCAGAACTGCTGACCCGCGGCGTCCTCCAGGTCAGAGACGGCGTCGGCGTGCAAGGAATCCGGCGGAAAGGTGTCCTTCTGGCCGAAGGCACTTACCCCGAAGACATTCGGAAATGCTGCCGGGTAGCTCACGCGATCCGCCTCATTGCCGGTCGCCGCGATACACATCACCCCGTTGTCGTAGGCGTATTCGATCTTGTTCCTGATGGTTGACTGGGCCATCGGCGACCCGATGCTCATGCTGATGATGTCGCACTTGTCGTCCACTGCCTGCTGCAACGCGGTCGAGAGTGCGTAGGTCGTGGAGAACGACTCGCCGGACTTAAAGATGCGATACGCACGCAATTCAACTCTCGGTGCGTAGCCTTTGACGCCGCGTCCGGTGATGTTCGCCGCGATGACCCCGGCGCAGTGCGTTCCATGGCCGTCCTCGTCGCGGAACCAGTCTGACTCTGGCTCGCCAAACACGCAGTTGCGTCCCGTGACTCCAGGCAGGTCTGGGTGATCACGCACAATCCCGGTATCGATGACGCCGACGCGAACCGTACGACCGCCTTGCGCCACCTCGTCAAACATACCCGCGTGGCGGTGTCCCCAGTCGTAACGCTCGACGTTCTCCGCCGGCAGCGGGCGCAGCGCGATGAGAATCGTTGAAGACGTCGAGTGACCTACGGCGACACGCTGACTCCAGTAGCCGTGTAGCGGCACGACGGACACACTTGAGACTTGAGGTCCGCCCGTCGGTACCAGGAACTGCACCTCTCCCTGATCATTCGTCTTCCCGCGAAATCCTCGGGGGCGGCGGCCGCCGAGGGCCAGATAGACGGTGGCGTACACGACAGGCGCTCCGGAAGACGCATCCTGCACCCTGACGGTGACCACGGTGCTCGACTGCGATTTCGCCACGTATACCTCATCAAACTCGGCAAGCGTGGGGTGTCGCAAGACCCGGTAGTGGAGATTGGGTTCAAGGGTGAGACTCGGAAACTGCACGCGGAACCGGCGAACCCCTTCTTCGTCGAGCTGCACCAGCTTGTCCGCCTGCTCGTGTAGCGATCCGAGAATGGTCACGTTACTCGATGGGTCGTTCAGCGAGGCGAGGTCGGCGCGAAAACGGCCAGCTGCCGCAACGAAGCCGGTAGGAATGCTCACGACATACTGTCGTGGCTCGGCGGACACGTTCGGCCCCGCAACGTGTGTACGCGCAGAGAAGGGCGCCTTCATAAAAACTCCGGAAATGAAGAAGACTCGGCGCGCGGCGCATCCGACAGCCGCGAACACCGCGGAGGCGCCCACTCGCCACGCCGGCCTATCGCCCTGTGCGACGGCCTCGGCGAGGACGTGCGCATGGTAACGAGGCCACATCGACCATCGCGCAACGTGGATCACCGCGAGACTCAACTCAAACACTGATTCACTTACTCGCGTGTCAAGCAATCTGACGCGGCATCCACACGCTCACGTTACATTATCGGCCCCTCCTCGCCCGGTGCGCATTCGCTGCCAAGCTCCGTCGAGCGCCGCGCACGGCAGCGCGAGGACTCCATGATGGGCCTTACGGTTCATTCGGAGGTTCACCCGCACGCTGCCGCTGCTCGACGAGTCAGATGTCGAGCGTGTCGAAACGCGCCCAACACTGACTCCGTCGGCTCCGCCGTGCGTCTCGCCGCCTCGCGCAACCGGTGCTCGTCCTGGCGGCCAAGGTGATAACGCGCGCCGTGCTCAAGTCGCGCCGTCGAGGCAATCCCGCACGACGCACGCGATGTCAATACCAGACTTTGAGATCGAATCCATCGGGGCAGCCGCCCTGCGCGTTGGGAGATTGCACCTCTGGTGCACCGCCGGTCTCGGATTCGCGAACGCACATTAACGTGCGCTTCGGCGCAGGAATGTCAGGGCCGACGACGATGCCGGCCGCGTCACTGCAGCCAGCGAGATTGACGGTCGCGATGCCGACGATAAAAAGCTTGGCGAGTCGCGTTGGAAGGGCGGACCTGGTCGAATGCATAGGCTGCTCCGTGGCTGAGGGGTGGCCAAACGGTTGCAGCGAACTGTCACGTTGCACACTTTGCCAACGGAACCGATCTTACGTATGCGGCCCCTGCCACCGGTGGGGCCGAATATGAAAAGGTTGGCGCAGTCGCCTCGGGTGTACCGGTAGGCAGCGTCGAATCACTCGCAGAAGTTATTCGGGGCGTGCGCTGTGCATCCGCCCGCCGCGCGTCGTCAATGGTCCCTTTCCTCGCGGTTACCTCGATGCCTATTGATCGCACGTTATTGCAGGGCGCGAGTATGCTCGCGCAA is a genomic window of Gemmatimonadaceae bacterium containing:
- a CDS encoding S8 family serine peptidase, which produces MKAPFSARTHVAGPNVSAEPRQYVVSIPTGFVAAAGRFRADLASLNDPSSNVTILGSLHEQADKLVQLDEEGVRRFRVQFPSLTLEPNLHYRVLRHPTLAEFDEVYVAKSQSSTVVTVRVQDASSGAPVVYATVYLALGGRRPRGFRGKTNDQGEVQFLVPTGGPQVSSVSVVPLHGYWSQRVAVGHSTSSTILIALRPLPAENVERYDWGHRHAGMFDEVAQGGRTVRVGVIDTGIVRDHPDLPGVTGRNCVFGEPESDWFRDEDGHGTHCAGVIAANITGRGVKGYAPRVELRAYRIFKSGESFSTTYALSTALQQAVDDKCDIISMSIGSPMAQSTIRNKIEYAYDNGVMCIAATGNEADRVSYPAAFPNVFGVSAFGQKDTFPPDSLHADAVSDLEDAAGQQFWARFSNFGDQLVDFCAPGVAICSTVPGGGYAAWDGTSMACPQVTGMAALALAHRPALLHADRTSQRVDQLEVILRTAAQPLGFGADREGSGVLHVTRLL
- a CDS encoding multicopper oxidase domain-containing protein; its protein translation is MKPLVAQADTLTDPPTIRSVNGILRAALTITPTPLRIAGAAFVTNLYNGLYAPPTLRANRGDSIELVLTNNTNANQVTNVHYHGMVVTPLAPGDDVFVHIPVSSAYAYQFQVPVDHAEGMFWYHLSMIA